In Drosophila subpulchrella strain 33 F10 #4 breed RU33 chromosome X, RU_Dsub_v1.1 Primary Assembly, whole genome shotgun sequence, the DNA window ttttttgactCACTTGTATGAAATCATATTGTAAGTTGGCGATGTATTGCGAAAGGTGACACGAAAATGCATTGGTAGAGCTCATGACTTGACCAATTGGATACCGATTACAAAGTGGCGTACCTTTTAAAGCGTGAGGGTCATTTTTGAAACAATCTAATGTTGCGTATTCAGTTATAGAAAATTTATTGAACCTGcaattttgaaacaaattTTCGAATATGTACCGTGTAGCTTGTAGAAAATACACCCAGTCAGTCTGCAGTAATTTGTACTTAGGTGTTCTGtttctggcgcccaacgtggggcagTGGATCCTTGATGGTTATCGCATCATTTGGGCCACCGCGTCACGCAGCCAAAGCACAATGGTGGGCGGCTGCTTCATCTCTGTAGGTATCGCATATCGCCTGGAGCTCAGGAAAATGGCCCGTCCTTCGCAGTCGGTGTAGCGAGTCTTTCGGTGCGAGTGGAAATCCATTTTGGCTCCGCAAGTGCTCGCCCTCCTGCTGCCACCTCCATCGTTTGGCGCCTTCTTGTTCTTTGGCTTGTAAGCACAACTTTTGGTTCTTGAGCCACAACTCTTGGGCTTGGCCTTCGCCTTGGTCTTGGTGGACCTGTGGAACGGGCAAATGCCACCGCCCTTGGATCTGGAACGGGCTCGATCCCGTGAATGACAGCAGGCACCACTGCGGTTGGTCACCTGCGAAATGGCGAACGCGATGAGCAGCAGCCCGAATACAATGGCCACCGCTACTTGAACGTTGCGATCGGCGTTCTTCAGGTCCACCAGCAACTGGACGACATGGTAGCCCAGAGTGATCCAGAATGTAATGGTGCAGATGGCAAAGAATCTGGGGGTGGAAGGTTTTCACGAGTTATAAAGGGGGTAAGGTGGATCTATCTTAAGTCGGATAAGATGGATAAAATTGTTGTAAGCAGTGCATCAGCTGCAAAGGTCTTAAATGTCTAAGCCTTTGGTCACTCGCTTTTGAGACAGGGTGTATCCAATCGTTGTAAGAATACTCACACTAGAACGCCGAGGACCTCCAGCAGGAAGGTAATAAAGAAGTTCAACTGATCAGTGCCGAAATCTGACCCCATGGATCCCCGCTGTCCAGGGGGTCCCGGCTTATAGCCTCCTCCAGCGGGATATCCTCCAGCAGGACCCACTGCTGGTCCATGAGCACCACGCAGGGCGCTGTTTACAGGTGGACCTCCCGGTCCCTGTGACATTACCAACGTCGGGCCGGGATCTGTCGGTCTTGGTACGGCGAAGCTTCCGGGATCGATGCCATGGGCGTCACTGCATCCAGCATCGCACCCTGTCCCATAGCCGCATTCCTCATCACAATTAACTCCCAAACTGCATCGATTGTGACCCATAGTGGCGGTGCCCAGATGGATGGCAAACCCCAAAGTGTCCCGGCCGCCGTGTCCTGAGGCGggctgcagttgctgctgcgtCCAGCCATGGCTGCAGGCTCCTAGGCTCGGGGTACTGTCTGCCCGGTTGCCATTGGACTCATTGGACTCCATGCTACTATGCCTGTTCTCTTCGTAGTACGAATTCGGTGCGAAATTGATATTGCCCATAGTGGATTCATCACGAGCATCTGGAGTGGAATCGAAGCGCAGATTGCCCGTTCCCACCACGGATACAGAGCGCTGGGAGGAGGTTCTGAAGAcctcctccacctcctccGATATCCGGGGACTTTCCGAATTTCTTGCATTGCTGCCGAACGCCACACCTACCAGTGGCCCGTGCACAGCCGATCCCCGGGGACTTGCCGACGCTGGAGCGACCATCACTCCGGGATTCACATCCGAGCCCTCCGATTGCTCGGAATCTCTAATCGGTGCGACTGCCACACCACCTTCATCGGGATTTTCGGTCACATGCATGCCCCGCGGAGCTCTGGTGATGCGGGAAACTCGCTTTAGACGTCCGCCGAGGAGGGATGTGATGGTGGGGGTTCCATTGCCATCTGGCTGTTGGGAACTCACTCTAGAGGTGGCTGATGACGGACCAcctcctccgcctcctcctcccCCGCCAACAGATGGATTCGATTTGGAGCGCAAGAAATGGCGCGAGGATTTTCGGGGCCTTCGCCTCTCCATCGCCACTTGATCCTGATCCTGGCCCGGATCTGACTGGCGGACAAGTGGCGAGCTGTTGATGCCTAAAGTTCTTACACAGCACTCTCCGACTTTCGGTGCTCCAAATGTATTGACTACCGGACTGAAAAGGGTTGACTAATATAAACTGAGTTGAGGGAATGGGGCTACGTGGATCGAATCAAAAATATGAACTCAACTAAGTAGAGAAATTTATCGTTTTAAGTCTTATAGAACTTTTCACATtgctttatattattttattatgttattacaaatattaataattatttttgaaaccCAACTCCACAGAGACCAACGAGGAAGTGGAGTTCATACGGAACACCACGTGGTACGTAATGCCGGTTCTGAATCCAGACGGATACGCGTACAGCCACGAGTACGATCGGTTCTGGAAGAAGTCGCGATCGCAGCACCAGGCTCCGCCACCCAGTGGTCTCCTCGACTCGGCGATGACGTGGCTCCAGCAGAAGCGGGATCCCGACAAGGTATGTTTCGGTGTGGATCTGGACAGGAACTGGCTGTACCATTGGGGCAAGCGGGGCAGCTCCAAGGCGCCCTGCAACGAGTTCTATGCAGGTCCTGCGCCATTTTCCGAACCGGAAACCAAAGCTGTCTCCGAATTCCTCATGGACTATAGAACGCAGATTAAGGTATGTCTGGAAAATATGTAATCTGTAGTATCTGAGAATTTCCTAAATCTTTTATAATTATGAATCTTTCAGCTGTATATATCCCTACAGGCCTATGGCCAGGTGATTTCCTATCCGGTCAAGGCCAATTCCACATTCAATTCAGAAAGATTGGATGATTTTCTGGATGTGGCAATGGTGGGGACTGATGGATTGCGCAAGAAGGGCAGTAAATCCCGATATAAGGTCGACGCATCCAACGATCTGATTGAGCAGCGTTCGGGTGCGTATAAGAAAGTTTTTCTCCAAAAGATTATTTTTTTGGAAggaattttaagtttttaagtaTATTAGGACCTATTATcataagtttttattttatgtaagtGAATTCCAGTGTTCTTTTCCACCTAATCCTTTGCTATCCTGGTTTTTTCTAGGCTGTGCGGATGCCTTTGCCGCCTACGAAATCGGAATTCCCTTCAGCTACACACTTCAGCTGGCGGACAATGGAGTGCATGGCTATCTGCTGCCCAGCAGCGCCATCGAGCCCACGGCTCGGGATGCCTTCGAGATCATAAGCGGCATGCTGGATTATATTTGAGACTCCATTTTGGATGGGGGTACCAACAGCGGGAGCCTTGGGGATTCTGGTTGGGGGCTACATGTGAAAAAGTTTTAGTTCCTTTTTAACGGGCTTTGGCGGCTTGTGTTCCGGAGATCCCTCGCCACATTTCCGGAATACATTCTCCAATAATATTAcctgcatttatgtattttattcatttctgaattccgctttcttttttacacaattttcttattttaagatTTCTTTTATCATAATAATATTCTTGTTATGTGTATGtgtattgtaattaaatattaccggttttttttttgtagttgTAAACCTGTTAAGAATAAATAGTATACCTAAAATAAAGTCTATATTTAATCGAGCACTCGATCTCTTGGTTTTCGTATACGTTTTGCATGGATGCCATGTAAGGGAATATGTTCACCGTTTAGTCTTTCGTTAGTTCTGTCGAAAGACTCGCACTGCCGCAGTATTATATTTTAGTATAATAAGGGtacaatatctttcaacatgTTTACAATTGCTTGTTCCTGATCTTTAGCCTAACAACAATTCCGTATGGTATCTTTTCTTTATTGGAAAGTGGTTTTTTCATAGCACTGAAGCATTTTCAGTGGAACTGCAGTTCGAACAACTGCTTGTTTTTACATAAATAACTTAAAGATTCGTCAATTCTTATGCGCAGGTGTTTCAATATCTTTGAAGCCGCGCAAATATTTGTCTGGCAGGGATGTTGACCAACTTATTGACTAAAATGCGTGAGAGCATACAACCAAATTTGAGTAAATAACAAAGATCATTGCCCATTGAGGATCTCGGGAAATGGAATACTTAGTTGAGAGCTCTGTAAGGCACGCTGGTGGTGGCAAAATGGTGTTCCAAGGCTAGTCGAATCCGTGGGACAGCAAAATCCTCGAAGAGAGCTGGGCAAAGTTCGTGTGACACTCGTTGCCATGGAAATAGAGGCCGATGAGCAGCTTGAACTGGGCCGGTGACATGGGATACGGTTCCTGCGACATGACCACAATGGTGTCGATGGGTTTCGCCGCCTTTTGGAGCTCCGAGCTGGCCAGGATTTCGCGGTAATTGACAAAGGAGGCCGAGCATTTGGCGATGTGGCGAACCATTTGGGACGTGGAGCACTGCTGCATCACGGGACGCAGAATGGACTCCAGGACCAGGGACTGCATGTCGAAGACTATGAGATCGGGGCAGCGCAGGGACTCGGCCTGGTCCTGCAGCTCCAGCATTCGGTTGGGGGTGCTCTCGACGTCCAGCACCTGCAAAATGGCCAAGTACTTGCTGCTGCTCTGCGAATTCAAGGCAAAACGCTTCGCCATTTCCCGCTGGCGACTGGTGATGAGGAAAACGCGCTTTTCCTTCAAAACAAAGCGTTCGCATAGCTATTTAagggggaaaaaaaaacaaaaccaatttATTCCTTTGAAAGCCGACTTAAGTCCAAGGCTCTCCACTCACCTTTGCCAGGTTAAGCGCGTAATCCTCGCTGCCCGTCAGGTAAATAAAGTTATTCACGCAGTCGCCCAAACTCATTCCTTGCAAAAATGCTTAATAATCAAAAATGTAATACTGAAGGAATTTCCAGGAAGCAGCCTGCCGCTCGAAGTGTTGCCAGTTCAGCTGTTTTGTGGCCAGATCTAGCTGTTTTCGGAGTACGACGCCGGCTTTTTTGTAGCTGAATTGGCTAATGTTTTAGCTTTTTCGGTTAATTGGGGATTTCATTAGGCGGCTAAATTgataaattgttttatttaaatgttcaAAATCTCCGaatttgtttatattattattattaacttgtttttgtatttaCAACGGTTCTGTTATAGACTATCGATTGTGAATCTGTGATTATGCGATACTATCGGTGTTTTTACTGTTTTGGTTGCTTAAAAACccaattaaaaataacatATACCAATTTTAGAATTACCATTCGCTATAGCTAACTAATATGACAGGATTGCTATATAATTTCTAAATCGTTTTCACTAATATAATAATTCAAATAAGAACGAAAATTCTGGACGAGTTGGCAGCCCCTGCCTGCTGTGAGACCGTTTGTCATAGTCGTCCAACGCCTACCACCGGAATATACTAAAAAATCTCACAAAACGGCGCGCCACCTGGAGTCCACCACACCAACTAAGCACACTAGCCATGTAGCCGGACTCTTCGCACGCCCGCCAAGCGGCCAGCGAAAAAGGGACAAACGCTGACACCGCTCCGAAAATGTGCGAGCAGGACGGCAACAGTGACCGATGGCTGTCAAACTCAACACAGCCGTGCCGACGAACAGACCGCACAAAGCGTAATGCGAAAGAATTGAAAAAAATCATCAAGTATAGAGGCCAAAAAGCGAACGCAGCAAGTCGGCGTATAATTAACCATATTGTCGTTCGATGCGGAGCAACTAAATGCGGCGATTACAGCGCAGCGAAGAAGGCGAGCGGCAAACGAATTGCGGTAAGGTACGAAGTAAAGGCGAAGCGaagaaaaaagtaaaaaagtcAAACGAAATACGAATGAAGCGACACCACtctcacacgcacacacacacgcgtgTGTGTGGCTAACGTGAAAAATTAAAGGCATTTCGTATGCTAATTGCATTAAGGAGATCGAAGAGAGGAAGCTGCTAAAGGATTGCCTTGAATGTTTGTACTTTTAGGAGGCAGCGAAATAAGCCGATAAAACGGCGACCGCAATTTGGGCAAACACTCatacaacacacacacagagtcACGgacccccacacacacacgcacacatgcCACTGAGAGCCTCCCATACAAGCAGAccacaacacacacacacacatacaagCGCGCGTGCCTTGGCAggtgagaagaagaagaagtgGTGGTggacggaggaggaggagcagaaGGAGCAAAAAGGAGGCGCCAATTGCCCCACAAAATTGGATAAAATCGGAATAAGGCTGCATTATCTGCACGAGGAGAGgaagcagcggcagcagcagcagcagcagcagcggaagaagaagcagcagcagccgaaGAAGGAGGAGCAAGAGGAAGAGGAGGAAAACCCaacagaagcagcagcagcgtaTTTGGCGAAAAACTTGCATTGATGGTAATGCATGCTAGAAAACCGCAGCGTATGAACGATGGGtaatatatatgcatataatATAAAGGATAATGTACCGTAGTATCGGCAATAACAGTGATccccaacacacacacactcgcacacacacacacacacacacccgtaatcgtatatttttttgtttacgttcTGCTCTATCGCCATCTCGCTCGAACTCGCAGCCTAGGCCACTGCCCgcttttcgtttttggtcctCAATTCCCTTAATTTACCCTTATTTAAtgtttttcttaaatattttggtcTCCCCAAATTACGTGGCTTTGAGTTTTCCCCCTTTGCTTTTGACAAAATCGCAATATTTGTGTTTTCCAGCTTTTCCACCACACACTACTTGCCTCTCGCTCGCACGCGCTCAGCTggcaaaaggcaaaaaaaaaaattcttgcCACAATTACCGTTTGCTTTTTGAACTGCAAAATAAGTCCATATCCATTGTTTATCACTCGAATTTCCCTTAGTTTGTTTATTTACCATCGGTTTTTAGCCGGCCATCGGTTGTCCGTTGAACCCAAGGCAACTGAAAATAATCACTGTCAACAAATCGATGCCGGCATTGATAAGCGCTTTTATTGATAAAAGAAAACTCAATAGGAAAGGGAAATCGATTTAAATTGGGGTTTTCTGTTTGTGATTGTGTGTGATATTACtgctgtttattttttaataacccTGAACCATTTTGGAAGACTGTAACTAATGGTGTTTTATCACAGAGCCCaccttaaaaattgtgttgTGTTTTGTCTTGTTATTTGAAATAATAGATTATCAGTAATCCTGGTTAACTTTTTActcattttaaatataatccGTACCATTTTCCAAGATGTGAAAGACTTTAAAATGTGAATAATTAAGTTTATTAAATCTGATTAATTTCTTAAACGAATGTCACCGTATTTGTTAGCTTAGAAAATCACTTAAAAATCTATTTGACATTAGACGAGCTTAAAAGATCTCGGTTTAAAATGCTTTTTACAGTACGTTTTCTATTTACACCTCAATGACAACCAAAACTAATGTTCTCATTTATGTTTCCCCTCTCCATTCAGGTACTTTGAGAAGCATACCAGCCACACATCATACCAGGTGAGCAGACCGATCCCAGATCCCTCCTCTAACCGCAATTAATCACGTTTTGTATGCCAGCTTTTAGTCTACATATTTTGTTTCGTAGTGCACCCAtgagccaaaaaaaaaaaagcataaAAGCCAATGTAAATCGTAGATTCTTGAACCATCGATTTCCCCTTTGTCATTTGCTGATATTTTAGTACGTAGTTGTATCACtgaaaaatcaacaaaatttCAATTGTATTGTCTGgatttttggattttttctGTTCACATTTCTCTTACTTTCTCAATCGCTCTGTTTGTTGTGCATCCCAGATCTTACTTTTCCCGTAACCTCATCCATTTTTGAACTGACCAAATCGTGTTTcattttaacccattcaaAAACGCGGCATTGCAGCCTGAACTGATCTTAAATTGAGAAACGAATATTTACGCACCAACGCCAAAAAGACAAAAAACCAGAATAACCTAAACAAATTCGATTAATAGCTTAATAGGTCGGTATACAACAAAGCGAGAAGTAGTTATCAACAAATATCCTATTTAGAAAGAAATTATTCAATTACAATCTTTAACCGAACAGCACAAATATATATGCTTTAAAtcggaatatatatattaattgaCTAACGAAAGCGAAGGTATATAAACATTTATcaaactattttaaatagaAATCAAATTCATAACCAATTTATAAGCGCTGCctaacaaataaaaacttaatcaaattaaaatagcCTTACAAAACGACGTAGTAAACAATTATACaccaatataaaaacaaaaaaacttaTGTGCAAccaaaaaacataaatatttttcaagaaTATTTAACGAAAATATCaacgacaacaacaaaaacacaaaTGTGCCTCAAacaaaaagcaacaacaatcaATTAagccaaaacaaataaataaaatgggaagtaaataaacaaaaaatagcGATGAACTCTTATTAAAGTTGTGCCCACTGAAAAACGACCAATTGGATTACTAAAACAAGCAAAagtaatttaataattaattaaacaaatatctATGAGGAGCAACAACACTTcttccagcagcagcagcaacaacaacaacaaaatggcTGTTGATCTCTCCctatcaacaacaacaattgccAATTGCAATAGCAACATAAGcaaccacaataataataacaatatcaACAACAATGCGAACAGCAAAAGCGGCGCAGCGGCAGCGACGTCGACGCCTTCAGCAGTGGGCCTCTGTCGCCTAGAagtaagtaaaataaataaacaaaatccattttcaaataatggtttaaaaataaacaataaaatatcctgacaaaaaacacccaaaaacCATTCAAACCCATCGCAAAACGCTTCAAACCAAAGCAAATAATCTGGCAAGAAATAAACCAAAATCAATATTATCGATACAAAATGAATACAACATCAAGTAATAAATAAACGTATCATAAAGGAATAAAAACCGAAGAAAATCGTAAGAAAACGGAGCCGCAATAAATcgtaatacaaatttttattttataaacaaaaatctGCAAAAACAACACGAGAATCGCCGATGAAAATTCtgattaattattttaaatttaaatgcgaACATTACAATCCATGAAAAAGTACTGATTATTTTTACAACTATTTAAAACGAGAAAGTCCAATCTTAAATCAGTGAAATATAAaggattataattttttaaaaactatatatggattattataaaattgatgAACAATCCAGgattaaaattgaatttatgaattgaaatattacaaaatgGAAAAATTGAATTCCAATCaggaataaaaaaattgttataatTTGTGACCGATAAATATtatgatttaaatttatattacatAACAAAGTATTAACATAATGCAAAAAatgatttataaataataacaaaaaacaagGTTCATACTCATTTttcatttataatattatttatctGAAAATTGAACAAAAACGTACACTTATTTCggatattataatttacagTCTTGGTAAGACgaaaaaccaaaccaaaacACTTGACATATTTCAAAATTCTTGTCGATAACACGTTTGTATTTCGAAACCATCGGAATTTCATTTCACTTAACTCTCATTTCGTTTATGTTCGTTTGCATTGGCAATAATCACAAGCGAGAACATTGGCAATAGTAGCTGGCATTTATGCATTTACTTATGATTTCACTATTGAGTAGATTTAGTTCAACTAACAACCCTGCccccaaaaaataatataacttGACAAAACTAAACCGAGACCTAAATCAACCGCTACAAAGGATGTAACACTGAATATTACAGTGAATCCGTATTATTCAAGAGATCAGTGGAGATATCAAGTGTGGTCGAaaagttatatattatatatattttattttttcagacTATTCTGaagtttttatatatatttaacaaTAACTTGTTGCTTTAAATGCATAACCTtaattattgtatttttaaaacacgctaaatcaatatttgttaaaaatttgaGAGAGATTTTTCTAATATCTAACAACTTCTCGACCATGTCTTTAATCGCCACTGGAATTTCTTGAAAAGTACTTgacaaaaattgtattttgtagcactgtgcaattaaatttgggAATATAAATCGACTAAACACTGTGTGCGCTTCTATTTACCCGTGCAGAGCTCAAAGTACAGCAGTTCAAAGCGCGACTACGAACGCGATCGTTCCTCCAATTATCGCGATCGCGACCTGTCGCCAGGCGCTGGCGGTGGAGGAGGCGGCGGATCCGCTGGaggaggcggcggcggtgggGGCGGCAGCGGCAATGGTGGCGGACCATTGAACAATGGCAACAGCTACCGCTCCCAATCGCCGGACATTGATTCGCCATCGTCCCGTTCGCACGATCTGCGCGATCGCAGCGATCATCGgggcggcggcggaggaggtGGCGGCAATGGGCGTGGCGGCAGCGGCGAGAGATACAGCTTCATACAGAAGATGCGAGACCGAGATCGGGATGTCTACAAGAAGGACAAATATTCAGGTGAGTTCAGAGAGAGCTATAGCCGGTTAGAACTTGTATCTAAAACTCTTTATTATTCCCTCCCCGCTAGACAAACGTGATCGGCGTGGCAACGATCGCGACTCGGAGTCGTCGTACCGCACCAACCATGACAGGGATCGGCGTGGCGGTGGCggaggaggtggtggtggaggAGGCGGAGGCGGTGGCGGTGGAGGAGGCAACACCAGCGGCAAGCTGTGCTCCTCACGGGAGAACGACAAACGCTCGGGGTCCGACGATCGCGATCGGGAGCGGGATCGAGACCTGCGCGACCTGCGCGACAAGCGGGATCGCGGCTCCGATCGCGACAGAGACATGTACAAGAAGGACAAGTATGCAGGTAAGTCCAAGCCGCTTAAAAGTTCCACAATTTACTGAGCTTATTCGATGTGTTTTTGTCAGACAAACGCGAACGCAATGATCGCGGCGAGCGGACGGCGCGTTATGGCGACTGGAGCGAGCATGTCAGCTCATCGGGTGAGTCCATCTCTATGCCACTTAGATTTTTCTCTAGCTTCAGAACAATAATGTTGGTTTTATTACAGGCAAAATGTATTACTACAACTGCAAGACGGAAATCTCTCAATGGGAGAAACCAAAGGAATGGGTGGACAGAGAAAGGTAAAGGCAAACCTCAATAAGAATCTTTAATTAGAATAATCCTATGCGCTTTTATAAGTAGTCACCATCAAAAACCCTGTTAACACGTTATATGTTTTCAGAAATTTGCCGCGCGATCAGCATCGTGAGAAGGACTATCGCGACAAGGATCGCGATCGCGACCGCGATGATCGTTTCTCCAGATCGAGTATGTATAAGCCATGCCATAAAAATACCATATTCTTTGCAATGTTTAAACGTTATTTACGCATTGCAGCATACAAACATTCCAATTCTTCGCGGGACAATTCACGACTGAGATGGAATTACGACAACGATGGCGGTCCGCCCAGCCATCGAAGGCGTTTGGATGGTGAGGACAATATTTCCAGTTAACTCTTTATCTTAAGAGCTTTTAAAGACTATATAGACATCTAATTCCAAGAAAGATACTAATGCCTTGTCCAAAAATCATTCCCACAGGTCGACACAACGACAATGCTGACATGGACATAAGCGGCGACTCTACCCCCACCTCGGAGGCCAGTTACTCGCTAAGCGGCACGCCCACCACCCATGGCGGCGGACCGGGCGGAGGTGGTCCcggtggcggcggcggtggcaaCAACGATCAGCCCATGAGTAACGCCCTGCCCCGTTTGGCCTCGCACCCGAATGCCAACTCCTCCGCTTCTGGGGCGACAGGCGCAGGAGCGGCGGCGGGTCTGCACTACGGTAGCGGAGCGGGCGGTGGCCCGGTCACGGGCGCCACAATGCTGCCCACCAGCGGATTATCGTCGTCGGGAATGGTgaacagcaacagcagtaACAGTgccggcggcagcagcaacaatgccagcagcagcagcctaAGGAACTCTGTTGTCGGCCACATTGGCTCCACCTCCGGTGTAAGTCTGCCTTTGTCATAACACCTCCTGATGGTTGTCACCATACTCTTACGCATTGCAGACGACAGTGCCCACACTGGGGAGTCAGGATCCGCACCAGCACCATCTGAACTCGAATGCTCCACTGCCACCGGGTGCC includes these proteins:
- the LOC119556352 gene encoding WW domain-containing adapter protein with coiled-coil homolog isoform X3, coding for MVMHARKPQRMNDGYFEKHTSHTSYQSSKYSSSKRDYERDRSSNYRDRDLSPGAGGGGGGGSAGGGGGGGGGSGNGGGPLNNGNSYRSQSPDIDSPSSRSHDLRDRSDHRGGGGGGGGNGRGGSGERYSFIQKMRDRDRDVYKKDKYSDKRDRRGNDRDSESSYRTNHDRDRRGGGGGGGGGGGGGGGGGGGNTSGKLCSSRENDKRSGSDDRDRERDRDLRDLRDKRDRGSDRDRDMYKKDKYADKRERNDRGERTARYGDWSEHVSSSGKMYYYNCKTEISQWEKPKEWVDRERNLPRDQHREKDYRDKDRDRDRDDRFSRSTYKHSNSSRDNSRLRWNYDNDGGPPSHRRRLDGRHNDNADMDISGDSTPTSEASYSLSGTPTTHGGGPGGGGPGGGGGGNNDQPMSNALPRLASHPNANSSASGATGAGAAAGLHYGSGAGGGPVTGATMLPTSGLSSSGMVNSNSSNSAGGSSNNASSSSLRNSVVGHIGSTSGTTVPTLGSQDPHQHHLNSNAPLPPGAKGKDQAMLMRQKMHLGLGVLDVQSHHSVNSVGSAADVANHAFNSVISGSLRDNSVNSPLYMPHPHHNLSPSLSYTKSPIPTIVGHTNNVSNAYTCNPPFGLKTTPDGGVLVANASPATPGGNASSGSSGANSSQSIVPGLGAVSGISVITSMGSNSGAAAGGEGPPTPTQELDLSGSALEQQQLAAAAAAAAAASLQLQAAQQAQQQRKLDGTSSATLSSLQSCVGSSGQAANLRGPEISPKLAKYFRADLIAHVTNWQAEVLERQKCCEDTHLFGDITCTRICAELKCARSLVRSTEINATLQEQKIMYLRQQIRRIEESKTQNAFMSDDT
- the LOC119556352 gene encoding WW domain-containing adapter protein with coiled-coil homolog isoform X2 yields the protein MVMHARKPQRMNDGYFEKHTSHTSYQSSKYSSSKRDYERDRSSNYRDRDLSPGAGGGGGGGSAGGGGGGGGGSGNGGGPLNNGNSYRSQSPDIDSPSSRSHDLRDRSDHRGGGGGGGGNGRGGSGERYSFIQKMRDRDRDVYKKDKYSDKRDRRGNDRDSESSYRTNHDRDRRGGGGGGGGGGGGGGGGGGGNTSGKLCSSRENDKRSGSDDRDRERDRDLRDLRDKRDRGSDRDRDMYKKDKYADKRERNDRGERTARYGDWSEHVSSSGKMYYYNCKTEISQWEKPKEWVDRERNLPRDQHREKDYRDKDRDRDRDDRFSRSTYKHSNSSRDNSRLRWNYDNDGGPPSHRRRLDGRHNDNADMDISGDSTPTSEASYSLSGTPTTHGGGPGGGGPGGGGGGNNDQPMSNALPRLASHPNANSSASGATGAGAAAGLHYGSGAGGGPVTGATMLPTSGLSSSGMVNSNSSNSAGGSSNNASSSSLRNSVVGHIGSTSGTTVPTLGSQDPHQHHLNSNAPLPPGAKGKDQAMLMRQKMHLGLGVLDVQSHHSVNSVGSAADVANHAFNSVISGSLRDNSVNSPLYMPHPHHNLSPSLSYTKSPIPTIVGHTNNVSNAYTCNPPFGLKTTPDGGVLVANASPATPGGNASSGSSGANSSQSIVPGLGAVSGISVITSMGSNSGAAAGGEGPPTPTQELDLSGSALEQQQLAAAAAAAAAASLQLQAAQQAQQQRKLDGTSSATLSSLQSCVGSSGQAANLRGPEISPKLAKYFRADLIAHVTNWQAEVLERQAQKCCEDTHLFGDITCTRICAELKCARSLVRSTEINATLQEQKIMYLRQQIRRIEESKTQNAFMSDDT
- the LOC119556352 gene encoding WW domain-containing adapter protein with coiled-coil homolog isoform X1, whose amino-acid sequence is MRSNNTSSSSSSNNNNKMAVDLSLSTTTIANCNSNISNHNNNNNINNNANSKSGAAAATSTPSAVGLCRLESSKYSSSKRDYERDRSSNYRDRDLSPGAGGGGGGGSAGGGGGGGGGSGNGGGPLNNGNSYRSQSPDIDSPSSRSHDLRDRSDHRGGGGGGGGNGRGGSGERYSFIQKMRDRDRDVYKKDKYSDKRDRRGNDRDSESSYRTNHDRDRRGGGGGGGGGGGGGGGGGGGNTSGKLCSSRENDKRSGSDDRDRERDRDLRDLRDKRDRGSDRDRDMYKKDKYADKRERNDRGERTARYGDWSEHVSSSGKMYYYNCKTEISQWEKPKEWVDRERNLPRDQHREKDYRDKDRDRDRDDRFSRSTYKHSNSSRDNSRLRWNYDNDGGPPSHRRRLDGRHNDNADMDISGDSTPTSEASYSLSGTPTTHGGGPGGGGPGGGGGGNNDQPMSNALPRLASHPNANSSASGATGAGAAAGLHYGSGAGGGPVTGATMLPTSGLSSSGMVNSNSSNSAGGSSNNASSSSLRNSVVGHIGSTSGTTVPTLGSQDPHQHHLNSNAPLPPGAKGKDQAMLMRQKMHLGLGVLDVQSHHSVNSVGSAADVANHAFNSVISGSLRDNSVNSPLYMPHPHHNLSPSLSYTKSPIPTIVGHTNNVSNAYTCNPPFGLKTTPDGGVLVANASPATPGGNASSGSSGANSSQSIVPGLGAVSGISVITSMGSNSGAAAGGEGPPTPTQELDLSGSALEQQQLAAAAAAAAAASLQLQAAQQAQQQRKLDGTSSATLSSLQSCVGSSGQAANLRGPEISPKLAKYFRADLIAHVTNWQAEVLERQAQKCCEDTHLFGDITCTRICAELKCARSLVRSTEINATLQEQKIMYLRQQIRRIEESKTQNAFMSDDT